GATCGTCAAAGAAGTCATGGTGCCGCGCACCGAGATGGTCTACATCGAGCGCACCAAGACGCTTCGACAAGGCGTTTCGCTGGCGCTGCGGTCCGGCTTCAGCCGGATCCCGGTGGTCGGCGAGGACGTGGACGATGTGGTCGGCATCCTCTACCTCAAGGACATGATCCGGCGGATGTACGACAACCCGCAGGCGCAGACCTCCGAAGCCGTGGACGCGCTGATGCGTCCGCCGACCTTCTGCCCGGACTCCAAGCCGGTCGACGAGTTGCTCCGCGAGATGCAGCTGACTCGCAGCCACGTGGTGATCGTGGTGGACGAGTTCGGTGGCACGGCCGGGCTGGCCACCATCGAGGACGTCCTGGAGGAGATCGTCGGCGAGATCGTCGACGAGTACGACCAGGAGCTGGCTCCGGTCGCCGAGCTGGGCGACGGCCGGTTCCGAGTGTCGGCTCGGCTGGGCATCGAGGACCTGGGGGAGCTGTTTGGGCTCGACGTCGACGACGATGATGTGGACACGGTGCTCGGACTGATGGCCAAGGAGCTGAACAAGGTGCCGATCCCGGGCTCTGTGGTCCGCTGGGAGGGCATCGAACTGACCGCCGAGCGGGGCAGTGGACGCCGCCACTCGATCCAGACCGTGTTGGCCGCCCTGGCCGCTGATGATGATCCGGCCGCGGAGGCCGCTGCCAAGCTGGCCACCGAGTCGGCCAGGAGGAACACATGAAATCCGGCTTCGCCTGTTTCGTCGGACGCCCCAACGCGGGCAAGTCGACGCTGACCAATGCCCTGGTCGGCAGCAAGATCGCGATCGCATCGGCCAAGCCGCAGACCACGCGTCATGTGGTCCGCGGCATCCGCAACACCGAGGACTCCCAGCTGATCCTGGTCGACACCCCCGGCCTGCACCGTCCGCGCACCC
The nucleotide sequence above comes from Propionicimonas paludicola. Encoded proteins:
- a CDS encoding hemolysin family protein, encoding MTQNDWILAAVAALSVLLAALLTAAETALAGVSRARAESLIDEGRPGGRRLLLIAQDPAPALNSSLFLRIVFEVIATVCVGWIFFMHFGQLWEQLTYPVLTMVLVSFIILGVAPRTLGRQHADAIALAAAGPLSVLSVVLGPVSQLMILIGNALTPGKGFAEGPFTSEAELRELVDIAEARELIEADERKMIHSVFELGDTIVKEVMVPRTEMVYIERTKTLRQGVSLALRSGFSRIPVVGEDVDDVVGILYLKDMIRRMYDNPQAQTSEAVDALMRPPTFCPDSKPVDELLREMQLTRSHVVIVVDEFGGTAGLATIEDVLEEIVGEIVDEYDQELAPVAELGDGRFRVSARLGIEDLGELFGLDVDDDDVDTVLGLMAKELNKVPIPGSVVRWEGIELTAERGSGRRHSIQTVLAALAADDDPAAEAAAKLATESARRNT